The Crocosphaera subtropica ATCC 51142 genome includes a window with the following:
- a CDS encoding cation diffusion facilitator family transporter yields the protein MSEGSTRSIYAAMIANVAIGVAKFIGAAISGSSAMLSEGIHSVVDSINEVLLLYGLKQSQKEPDENHPLGHSQEIYFWSLMVAVLIFALGGGISIYEGFKSFNNPKESTNAMVSYGVLCIAALFEGTALLISLREFNKERSDKGISLWQALERSKNPANFVVIFEDSAALLGIAVAFSGVFVSDLTGKIFYDGLASILIGVILTIVAIVLVGKTRGLLVGESAAPQVRESIRNIVLEDKAVLKVESPITFQLGPNDILLALNIEFQDDLSSDQIESAICRIEDTIRASHGEVKRIFIEARSITCEHKS from the coding sequence ATGTCAGAAGGCTCGACCCGCTCAATTTATGCTGCTATGATTGCCAATGTTGCTATTGGGGTCGCCAAATTTATTGGGGCTGCAATTAGCGGTAGTTCAGCCATGTTATCTGAGGGAATTCATTCAGTTGTTGATTCGATTAATGAGGTCTTATTGCTTTATGGTCTTAAACAAAGCCAAAAAGAGCCTGATGAAAATCATCCCCTAGGACACAGCCAAGAGATTTACTTCTGGTCTCTGATGGTAGCCGTGTTAATTTTTGCTTTAGGAGGTGGTATATCGATTTATGAGGGATTTAAGTCTTTTAACAATCCCAAAGAATCAACTAACGCTATGGTTAGTTATGGGGTTCTCTGTATTGCTGCTCTATTTGAAGGAACAGCCCTTTTGATTTCTTTGCGGGAGTTTAACAAAGAACGTTCTGACAAAGGTATCAGTCTCTGGCAAGCTCTTGAGCGCAGTAAAAATCCCGCTAATTTCGTTGTCATTTTTGAAGATAGTGCAGCATTACTAGGGATTGCAGTGGCTTTTTCTGGTGTATTCGTGAGCGACTTGACAGGGAAAATTTTTTATGATGGATTAGCCTCTATTCTTATTGGAGTTATTCTCACTATTGTTGCTATTGTGCTGGTGGGCAAAACAAGAGGGTTATTAGTAGGAGAAAGTGCCGCTCCTCAAGTTAGAGAAAGTATCAGAAATATCGTTCTAGAAGATAAAGCTGTCCTAAAAGTAGAATCCCCAATCACATTCCAACTTGGACCCAACGATATTTTATTAGCTTTAAATATTGAGTTTCAAGATGATTTATCCTCTGATCAAATTGAATCAGCTATCTGCCGAATTGAAGACACCATTCGGGCTTCTCATGGTGAGGTTAAACGTATCTTTATTGAGGCTCGCTCAATTACTTGTGAACACAAAAGTTGA
- a CDS encoding glycosyltransferase family 4 protein produces the protein MLKLLFLSTPVGPLGSGIGGGVELTLLNLAQELSQRGHQVTVVAPQGSKLPNVSCQEISGIWQEMIQNNHRDTPIILPENPVLGNMWDYARKVQGDYDLIVNFAFDWLPFYLTPFFHCPIAHFISMGSITDAFDEIMNRVAVKYPKTIGVYTYSQAETFPFNDICRVLGSGLNLSLYNYCDTPDHYLAWVGRIAPEKALEDAIEAAEIVNIPLKIFGKVTDKQYWQTIHQNYPDAPYQYEGFFNTIELQEKLSQCKALVMTPRWVEAFGNVAIEALACGVPVIAYQRGGPAEIVQDKKTGFLVEPDSISGLVKAINQIDEIDRKQCRQQAEQDYSLKALGDRFERWFYELVEKE, from the coding sequence ATGCTTAAGTTATTATTTTTGTCAACCCCTGTCGGACCGTTAGGATCAGGAATCGGAGGAGGGGTTGAATTGACTCTGCTTAACCTTGCTCAAGAACTGAGTCAACGAGGACATCAAGTGACAGTTGTGGCACCTCAAGGGTCAAAATTACCCAATGTTTCTTGTCAAGAAATTTCAGGAATCTGGCAAGAGATGATCCAAAATAATCATCGAGATACCCCGATTATTTTGCCTGAAAATCCTGTTTTAGGTAATATGTGGGACTATGCTAGAAAAGTCCAGGGTGACTATGATTTAATCGTTAATTTTGCCTTTGATTGGTTACCTTTTTATCTTACTCCTTTTTTCCATTGTCCTATTGCTCATTTTATCAGTATGGGGTCAATAACCGATGCTTTTGACGAGATTATGAACCGAGTTGCTGTAAAATATCCAAAAACTATCGGTGTTTACACTTATTCTCAAGCTGAGACTTTCCCTTTTAATGATATTTGTCGTGTCTTAGGCAGTGGGTTAAATTTATCTTTATATAATTATTGTGACACTCCTGATCATTATTTAGCTTGGGTGGGAAGAATTGCCCCAGAAAAGGCCTTAGAAGATGCTATAGAAGCAGCAGAAATAGTGAATATTCCTTTAAAAATTTTTGGTAAGGTTACAGATAAGCAATACTGGCAAACCATTCATCAAAATTATCCTGATGCACCTTATCAATATGAAGGCTTTTTTAATACCATAGAATTACAGGAAAAATTGAGTCAATGTAAGGCTTTAGTAATGACTCCTCGATGGGTAGAAGCGTTTGGAAATGTGGCTATTGAAGCGTTAGCTTGTGGGGTTCCTGTGATTGCTTATCAACGGGGTGGACCAGCAGAAATTGTACAAGATAAAAAAACGGGATTTTTAGTCGAACCGGATAGTATTTCTGGGTTAGTCAAAGCGATTAATCAGATTGATGAGATTGATAGAAAACAATGTCGTCAACAAGCAGAACAAGACTATTCACTCAAAGCATTAGGCGATCGCTTTGAGCGTTGGTTTTATGAGTTAGTTGAAAAAGAATAA
- a CDS encoding RluA family pseudouridine synthase yields the protein MNNGWIYREQIKQKNAGLTVLEYYTQNYHHSSSQQWLERILWAQVLLDNQVVTPETILQTGQWLSYHRPPWKEADVPLDFDLIYEDHHILVINKPSGLPVLPGGGFLEHTLLGQLKKQYPKEKVFPIHRLGRGTSGLMLMGKTAIARSHLTRQMREHKMRKVYRTLIGENNLPDYFNIEHPIGKISDPVLGYIYGAKADGKDAYSQCQIIERYSDKTLVEVTILTGRPHQIRIHLATIGYPLLGDPLYVVGGIPKTGFKEQKETVNVPGDCGYFLHAYQLSFVHPATHQCLTFTCEREFLI from the coding sequence ATGAATAATGGCTGGATTTATCGAGAACAAATTAAACAAAAGAATGCTGGATTAACAGTATTAGAATATTATACTCAAAACTATCATCATTCTAGTTCTCAACAGTGGTTAGAAAGAATACTATGGGCTCAAGTTCTTCTGGATAATCAAGTCGTTACCCCTGAAACTATTTTACAAACAGGACAATGGTTAAGTTATCATCGTCCTCCTTGGAAAGAAGCAGACGTACCTTTAGACTTTGATCTTATTTATGAAGATCATCATATATTAGTGATTAATAAACCGTCTGGTCTTCCAGTGTTACCAGGGGGAGGATTTTTAGAACATACTTTATTAGGACAGTTGAAAAAACAATACCCTAAAGAGAAAGTGTTTCCGATTCATCGCTTAGGGAGAGGAACATCAGGATTAATGTTAATGGGGAAAACTGCGATCGCTCGTTCTCATTTAACCCGACAAATGCGAGAACATAAAATGAGGAAAGTTTATCGAACGTTAATCGGTGAAAATAATCTCCCTGATTACTTTAATATTGAGCATCCCATTGGCAAAATTTCTGATCCCGTTTTAGGTTATATTTATGGAGCAAAAGCTGATGGAAAAGATGCTTATAGTCAGTGTCAAATTATAGAAAGATATTCAGATAAAACCCTGGTAGAAGTTACCATATTAACCGGTCGTCCTCATCAAATTAGAATTCATCTCGCTACTATTGGTTACCCTTTATTGGGTGATCCTTTATATGTTGTGGGGGGCATTCCTAAAACGGGGTTTAAAGAACAAAAAGAGACAGTTAATGTTCCTGGAGATTGTGGTTATTTTCTCCATGCTTATCAACTTTCTTTTGTTCATCCAGCGACCCATCAATGTTTAACCTTCACTTGTGAAAGAGAGTTTTTAATTTAA
- the wecB gene encoding non-hydrolyzing UDP-N-acetylglucosamine 2-epimerase: protein MTSSRYKVCITLGTRPEAIKLAPVIQKFRHSEAFETHVILTGQHREMVEQVMQLFEITADEDLNIMQPKQTLTDITYRSLQGLESIFKRIQPHCVIVQGDTTTAFAATLAAFYQQIPIGHVEAGLRTDNIYNPYPEEANRRLISQLAQLHFAPTQLAVENLNRSGVTGDIHLTGNTVIDALLTVADKQPNCAVQGLDWNQYRVLLATVHRRENWGEPLQDILKGFHLILDKFPDTALLLPMHRNPTVREPIQASLGNHPRVFLTEPLDYGELVGAIQRCYLLLTDSGGLQEEAPSLGKPVLVLRETTERPEAVDAGTAKLVGTDYQTIVSNSSELLSNKIAYEQMANAVNPFGDGQASDRILEIVKDYLTY from the coding sequence ATGACTTCATCCCGTTATAAAGTTTGTATTACCCTAGGAACCCGTCCCGAAGCCATAAAACTTGCCCCTGTGATTCAAAAATTTCGTCATTCAGAGGCATTTGAAACCCATGTTATCTTAACGGGACAACATCGGGAAATGGTAGAACAGGTCATGCAACTGTTTGAGATAACAGCCGATGAAGACTTGAATATCATGCAGCCAAAACAAACCCTTACTGACATCACTTACCGCAGTTTACAAGGGTTAGAAAGCATTTTTAAAAGAATACAACCCCATTGTGTGATTGTCCAAGGTGACACTACAACGGCATTTGCTGCTACCTTAGCAGCATTTTATCAACAAATACCGATCGGCCATGTTGAAGCCGGGTTACGAACCGACAACATCTATAACCCATACCCAGAAGAAGCTAACCGTCGCCTCATTTCTCAACTGGCCCAGTTACATTTTGCCCCCACTCAGTTAGCGGTGGAAAACTTGAACCGTTCCGGTGTGACAGGAGACATACATTTAACGGGAAATACCGTCATCGATGCTTTATTAACTGTTGCAGATAAACAACCCAACTGTGCTGTTCAAGGGTTAGATTGGAATCAATATCGGGTGCTATTGGCTACCGTACATCGACGAGAGAACTGGGGAGAGCCTCTACAAGATATCTTAAAAGGGTTTCACCTCATTTTAGACAAATTTCCCGATACAGCCCTCTTATTGCCCATGCACCGCAACCCAACCGTCAGAGAACCCATCCAAGCATCATTGGGGAATCATCCCAGAGTCTTTTTAACCGAACCATTAGATTATGGGGAGTTAGTCGGTGCCATTCAACGCTGTTATTTATTATTAACAGATTCTGGCGGTTTACAAGAAGAAGCCCCCAGTTTGGGTAAACCTGTGTTAGTGTTGCGAGAAACAACAGAAAGACCGGAAGCAGTAGACGCAGGAACGGCTAAATTAGTCGGCACAGATTATCAAACTATTGTTAGTAATAGTAGTGAGTTATTAAGCAATAAAATAGCTTATGAACAGATGGCTAATGCGGTTAATCCCTTTGGGGATGGTCAAGCCAGCGATCGCATTCTAGAGATTGTAAAAGATTATTTAACTTATTAA
- the plsY gene encoding glycerol-3-phosphate 1-O-acyltransferase PlsY, with protein sequence MAFLISALLILIGYLLGSIPTGYLTGLHLKGIDVRQHGSGSTGATNILRTIGKRAAIFVLTVDLAKAMLAVILVKLWFFVESPEMIPLEWKSWLVVFAAIAAVLGHSKSIFLNFTGGKSVASSLGVLLVLNPIVALGTLGSFLAMLSLSRIVSLSSITGVVAVNVLMFGLHQPLPYCLFGVIVGLYVTFRHRTNIIRLLQGTEPRLGQKLQQEGS encoded by the coding sequence ATGGCTTTTCTCATTAGCGCATTACTAATTCTCATCGGCTATTTACTGGGTTCTATTCCCACAGGATACCTAACCGGGTTACATCTCAAAGGCATTGATGTTCGTCAACATGGTTCCGGTTCTACGGGTGCCACGAACATTTTACGCACTATCGGGAAACGGGCCGCTATTTTTGTTTTAACGGTAGATTTAGCGAAGGCAATGTTAGCGGTAATTCTCGTTAAACTCTGGTTTTTCGTAGAATCCCCTGAAATGATTCCTTTAGAGTGGAAATCTTGGTTAGTTGTGTTTGCAGCGATCGCTGCTGTTTTGGGTCACAGTAAATCTATTTTCCTCAACTTTACTGGTGGGAAATCTGTGGCATCTAGTTTAGGTGTCTTATTAGTGCTGAACCCCATTGTGGCTTTAGGTACATTAGGCAGCTTTTTAGCGATGTTAAGCTTATCCCGTATTGTCTCTTTGAGTTCTATTACGGGAGTCGTAGCGGTTAACGTTCTTATGTTTGGGTTACATCAGCCTTTACCCTATTGTTTATTTGGGGTAATCGTTGGACTGTATGTTACCTTCCGTCATCGGACTAATATTATCCGTCTTTTACAAGGAACTGAACCCAGACTTGGACAAAAATTACAACAAGAAGGAAGTTGA
- a CDS encoding DUF2997 domain-containing protein → MNMETLEFIIYPDGRVKETVTGIIGSSCQEVTAAIEAQLGRVLSTEKTSQYYAEPITQSTEATNQASFSDW, encoded by the coding sequence ATGAACATGGAAACCCTAGAATTTATCATTTATCCTGATGGCCGTGTCAAAGAAACAGTGACAGGCATAATAGGTTCCTCTTGTCAAGAGGTAACCGCAGCGATCGAAGCGCAATTAGGGAGAGTTCTTTCTACGGAAAAGACTTCTCAATACTACGCTGAACCCATTACTCAATCGACAGAAGCAACGAATCAAGCTTCTTTTAGCGATTGGTAA
- a CDS encoding DUF3086 domain-containing protein: MTSDVPQSSNPDFFPNKPQENASFDDKEGLEPLNLPETQGERNEVINSSDKDASAIDEASKPVELENTIKELNQEVEALKQQKQGLIAEIEALESSKAQKLSEKTQTVEQTLEQMVIEGLRELQQKKQTLELSVEQLERRRDRIREEMKTTFAGISQDLAIRVQGFKDYLVGSLQDLAAAAEQLDLPTQESWEQPPEPVTPPSVSGSTVQFAPLEFAEQTRKIEQILEQYRRNPDYYGPPWQLRRTFEPIHAERVQKWFFSQGGRGTIRSMGSRLQNILVASAVISVLNELHGDRTRFLILANTPERLGEWRRGLQDCLGISRGDFGPERGIVLFESPEALVQKAERLVEDKFLPLVIIDEAEEQISLSLLQFPLWLAFAPDPQQMSSYLY; this comes from the coding sequence ATGACCTCAGACGTTCCCCAATCTTCTAACCCAGATTTCTTCCCCAATAAACCTCAAGAGAATGCTTCTTTTGACGATAAAGAAGGGTTGGAACCTTTAAACCTTCCCGAAACACAGGGGGAAAGAAATGAAGTCATTAACTCATCAGATAAGGACGCATCCGCTATTGATGAGGCATCTAAACCAGTGGAATTAGAAAACACAATCAAAGAACTTAACCAAGAGGTTGAAGCACTAAAACAACAGAAACAGGGCCTTATCGCTGAAATCGAAGCCTTAGAATCCAGCAAAGCTCAAAAACTGTCAGAAAAAACTCAGACAGTCGAACAAACTTTAGAGCAAATGGTTATCGAAGGACTCAGAGAACTTCAGCAAAAAAAACAAACCCTAGAGCTATCTGTTGAACAATTAGAACGTCGTCGGGATAGGATTCGGGAGGAAATGAAAACCACCTTTGCAGGAATCTCCCAAGACTTAGCCATTCGGGTACAGGGATTTAAAGATTATCTGGTAGGAAGTTTACAGGATCTTGCTGCGGCCGCTGAACAGTTGGATTTGCCAACCCAAGAAAGTTGGGAGCAACCCCCAGAACCGGTAACACCCCCCTCAGTTAGCGGATCAACCGTACAATTTGCGCCTCTAGAATTTGCCGAACAAACTCGTAAAATTGAGCAAATTCTAGAGCAGTACCGCAGAAATCCTGACTACTACGGACCACCTTGGCAGTTACGCCGAACCTTTGAACCTATCCACGCAGAAAGAGTGCAAAAATGGTTCTTTTCTCAAGGGGGACGAGGAACCATTCGCTCTATGGGCAGTCGCTTACAAAATATCTTAGTGGCTTCTGCTGTGATTTCCGTTCTCAATGAACTGCACGGCGATCGCACTCGTTTTCTAATTTTAGCCAATACCCCAGAAAGACTGGGAGAATGGCGACGGGGACTCCAAGACTGTTTAGGAATTTCTCGCGGTGATTTTGGACCAGAAAGAGGAATCGTCTTATTTGAGTCCCCAGAAGCTTTGGTTCAAAAAGCAGAAAGATTAGTAGAGGACAAGTTTCTTCCTCTGGTCATCATTGACGAAGCAGAAGAACAAATCAGCCTCTCCTTGCTGCAATTTCCGTTGTGGTTGGCTTTTGCGCCAGATCCACAGCAAATGAGCAGTTATCTCTATTAA
- a CDS encoding NAD(P)/FAD-dependent oxidoreductase, which yields MVKQQNNDNNLHHVVIVGGGFGGLYAAQKLGKAPVKVTLIDKRNFHVFQPLLYQVATGGLSPADISSPLRALLSKNKNTEVLMGEVTQIDPERQTVKMRYREIKYDSLILATGVTQKYFNNNWEEKAPGLKTIENAIEIRRRVFIAFESAEKEPNPERRKDWLTFVLVGGGPAGVELAGALAELAHGTLKEDFRNIETSEAKIILLQGPQYILPAYPPHLSLKAQKSLEKLGVTVKTGVRVTDITGQLVTYRDGDTLEQIRTRTVLWTAGMKASPVANMLADCAEAQLDKAGRVIVEPDFHLAKYNNIFVIGDLAHYPDGKGAILPGIAPVAMQEGEYVARLICKRLQKRPLKPFKYVDWGNLAVIGKHQAVVDMGWLKLSGFLAWFVWLFIHVFYLLEFDNKLIVMIQWAWSYFTESKGARLITTPGKDPEIELEDDHETIIYQAASVQASNVS from the coding sequence ATGGTTAAGCAACAAAACAATGACAATAACCTTCATCACGTTGTGATTGTTGGCGGAGGTTTCGGTGGACTTTATGCAGCACAAAAATTAGGGAAAGCCCCTGTTAAAGTCACCTTAATCGATAAACGAAACTTCCATGTTTTTCAACCCCTACTTTATCAAGTCGCCACAGGAGGATTATCTCCGGCAGACATTTCTTCTCCATTACGAGCTTTATTAAGTAAAAACAAAAATACAGAAGTTTTAATGGGAGAAGTGACTCAAATTGACCCAGAACGGCAAACGGTAAAAATGCGTTACCGAGAAATTAAATATGACTCTCTCATTTTAGCCACAGGAGTAACACAGAAATATTTTAACAATAACTGGGAAGAAAAAGCCCCAGGGTTAAAAACCATTGAAAATGCCATAGAAATCCGAAGAAGGGTCTTTATTGCTTTTGAATCGGCTGAAAAAGAACCGAACCCTGAACGACGCAAAGACTGGTTAACCTTTGTCTTAGTGGGAGGTGGACCAGCCGGAGTTGAATTGGCCGGGGCTTTAGCTGAATTAGCCCACGGAACCTTAAAAGAGGATTTTCGCAATATTGAAACATCTGAAGCTAAAATCATCCTTTTGCAAGGCCCTCAATACATCTTACCGGCTTATCCTCCCCATCTCTCTCTCAAAGCCCAAAAATCTCTAGAAAAATTAGGGGTAACGGTCAAAACAGGGGTGAGAGTCACCGATATCACAGGACAGTTAGTGACCTATCGTGACGGTGATACCTTAGAGCAAATTCGTACCCGTACCGTTCTTTGGACAGCAGGGATGAAAGCCTCTCCCGTTGCTAATATGTTAGCTGACTGTGCTGAGGCGCAACTAGATAAAGCGGGACGGGTGATAGTTGAACCTGATTTTCACCTAGCTAAATACAACAATATCTTTGTTATTGGAGATTTAGCCCATTATCCCGACGGAAAAGGGGCAATTTTACCTGGTATCGCCCCTGTTGCCATGCAAGAAGGGGAATATGTTGCTCGTTTAATCTGTAAAAGACTGCAAAAGCGTCCCCTCAAACCTTTTAAGTATGTGGACTGGGGTAATTTAGCAGTTATTGGTAAACACCAAGCAGTTGTCGATATGGGTTGGTTAAAACTATCTGGTTTCTTAGCTTGGTTTGTTTGGTTATTTATCCACGTTTTCTATCTGTTGGAATTCGATAATAAACTTATTGTTATGATTCAATGGGCGTGGAGTTACTTCACAGAAAGCAAAGGGGCCCGTTTAATTACTACCCCAGGAAAAGACCCAGAAATTGAGCTTGAAGATGACCATGAAACCATCATTTATCAGGCAGCATCGGTACAAGCTTCAAATGTTTCTTAA
- a CDS encoding DUF29 domain-containing protein, giving the protein MSLYETDINEWVEQQVKLIKQKQYEQVDWDNIIEEIEDLSKRERDKFLSAIRLIIHHLLKWEYQPEKRANSWLTTIRRERNNLTFYLEDTPSLKKYWSGKEFERNYRRAKADAVNETGLSEWHFPEKCPYSVEQIKSDWLPN; this is encoded by the coding sequence ATGAGTTTATATGAAACGGATATTAATGAATGGGTTGAACAACAAGTTAAACTGATTAAACAAAAACAATATGAGCAAGTAGACTGGGATAATATTATTGAGGAAATAGAAGACTTGAGTAAACGAGAAAGGGATAAATTTTTATCAGCAATTCGTCTAATTATTCATCATCTCTTAAAATGGGAATATCAACCCGAAAAACGTGCTAATTCTTGGTTAACTACGATTCGTAGAGAACGAAATAATCTTACTTTCTATCTTGAAGATACCCCTTCTTTAAAAAAATATTGGTCAGGAAAAGAATTTGAAAGAAATTATCGTCGTGCTAAAGCAGATGCAGTCAACGAAACAGGGTTATCTGAATGGCATTTTCCTGAAAAATGTCCCTATTCCGTTGAACAAATCAAGTCAGATTGGTTACCTAATTAA
- a CDS encoding ABC transporter permease, which yields MNWWQKLKDNPLARFGAVLLIIFYIAVIAADFVAPYDPYSSQADGSLLPPTNIYWTTQDGRFIGPHVYPTTQSPTDLETGKRSLNIDFEQPSPITLFAKGDTYRLFQIRLPLPPSFEEVELFGGIPTNRHLFGTVGPAHLNLLGTDEQGRDQFSRLLFGGRISLFIGIVGIIVSFPLGMIVGGISGYFGGWIDAFLMRLVEVLMTIPGIYLLVALAAVLPPSLTSAQRFLLIVLITSFISWSGLARVIRGQVLSLKEQEFVQAAKAMGATPWRIIVRHVLPQTATYIIISATLAIPGFIVSESILSLIGLGIQQPDPSWGNLLSVSTNASILVLQPWLVWPPALMIILTVLCFNLLGDGLRDALDPRSLE from the coding sequence ATGAACTGGTGGCAAAAACTTAAAGATAATCCTTTAGCCCGTTTTGGGGCAGTATTACTGATAATTTTCTATATAGCCGTGATTGCTGCGGATTTTGTTGCGCCTTATGACCCATACTCATCCCAAGCTGATGGCTCACTTCTTCCCCCCACAAACATTTATTGGACAACTCAAGACGGTCGCTTTATCGGTCCCCACGTTTATCCGACGACCCAAAGTCCTACGGATCTTGAGACAGGAAAACGCAGTTTAAACATTGATTTTGAGCAGCCTTCGCCTATTACCCTATTTGCAAAAGGGGATACCTATCGATTATTTCAAATTCGTCTCCCTTTACCTCCTTCTTTTGAAGAAGTGGAACTTTTCGGTGGTATTCCCACGAACCGTCATCTGTTTGGAACTGTTGGTCCGGCTCATTTGAATCTTTTGGGAACAGACGAACAGGGACGGGATCAGTTCAGCCGTTTACTATTTGGCGGAAGAATTAGCTTATTTATCGGTATTGTTGGGATTATTGTCTCTTTTCCCCTGGGTATGATAGTGGGAGGCATTTCCGGTTATTTTGGAGGCTGGATTGATGCTTTTTTGATGCGCTTGGTAGAAGTTTTGATGACCATTCCTGGAATTTATTTATTAGTGGCTTTGGCTGCTGTTCTTCCTCCTAGTCTCACCAGCGCACAGCGATTTTTATTGATTGTTTTAATTACTTCTTTCATTAGTTGGTCAGGACTGGCTAGGGTGATACGAGGTCAAGTTTTGTCCCTTAAAGAACAAGAATTTGTCCAAGCAGCCAAGGCTATGGGGGCAACTCCTTGGCGTATTATTGTTCGTCATGTGCTTCCCCAAACAGCAACCTATATTATTATCTCGGCAACGTTAGCCATTCCTGGTTTCATTGTCTCTGAATCGATCTTAAGTCTTATTGGTTTAGGGATTCAACAACCAGATCCGAGTTGGGGGAATTTACTGTCTGTGTCTACCAATGCCTCTATTTTAGTGCTTCAGCCTTGGTTAGTTTGGCCTCCAGCCCTGATGATTATCTTGACAGTTCTCTGCTTCAACTTACTCGGAGATGGTTTAAGGGATGCCCTTGATCCTCGCAGTCTTGAATAA
- a CDS encoding DUF3119 family protein, whose protein sequence is MTSVTPPNVNQQTIELAPSYNIPIILILMAIATLLIQPWVSLPLALFGLFLLLQTVTIRLQFTATALDVYRSDQRIRSFPYSEWQNWKIFWQPIPILFYFKEVNSIHFLPIIFDPQTLNVCLERFCNFDKMEEMG, encoded by the coding sequence ATGACTTCTGTAACGCCTCCCAATGTCAACCAGCAAACCATAGAACTAGCCCCAAGCTATAACATTCCGATTATTTTGATCCTGATGGCGATCGCCACTCTATTGATACAACCGTGGGTGAGTCTTCCCTTGGCATTATTTGGTTTGTTCCTCTTACTACAAACCGTTACCATTCGCCTACAATTTACGGCAACCGCTTTAGATGTTTATCGTTCCGATCAGCGTATTCGTAGTTTCCCATACAGCGAATGGCAAAATTGGAAAATATTCTGGCAACCTATACCTATTTTGTTTTACTTTAAAGAAGTTAATAGTATCCACTTTCTACCTATTATCTTTGATCCCCAAACCCTTAACGTATGTTTGGAAAGATTCTGTAATTTTGATAAAATGGAAGAAATGGGTTGA
- a CDS encoding DUF1257 domain-containing protein: protein MSHFSNIKTQIRNLTSLKAALDDMGIDWKEGPHTVRGYKGQTRTAEIVVEQNNNYDIGFSWNGSEYELIADLQYWQQPLSVDGFLKKVTQGYALHTILDESSKQGFQVAQQQKNEDGSIRLVVQRWSA, encoded by the coding sequence ATGTCACACTTTAGTAACATCAAAACCCAAATTCGTAACCTCACCTCCCTCAAAGCAGCACTCGATGACATGGGTATCGACTGGAAAGAAGGACCCCATACTGTCAGAGGGTATAAAGGCCAAACCCGTACGGCTGAAATTGTAGTTGAACAAAATAACAACTATGATATTGGCTTTAGCTGGAATGGTAGCGAATACGAATTAATCGCCGATTTACAATATTGGCAACAACCCTTATCCGTTGATGGATTTTTGAAAAAAGTGACCCAAGGATATGCTCTCCATACCATCCTTGATGAGTCTAGTAAACAAGGGTTCCAAGTTGCCCAACAACAAAAGAATGAAGATGGTTCTATTCGCCTTGTTGTCCAACGCTGGAGTGCGTAA
- a CDS encoding ferredoxin, translated as MTDFSPTPDRSGLEPELGGIFRDAPDRSGYEPELGGELRQKGVYVDEITCIGCKHCAHVAPNTFYIESDYGRSRVYNQDGDEEDTIQEAMDTCPVDCIHWVDYTELKELEEVRQHQQVKALGFPQVHHNPKRKRKPPKHN; from the coding sequence ATGACTGATTTTTCCCCAACCCCCGATCGCTCTGGGTTAGAACCAGAACTAGGGGGTATTTTCCGAGATGCCCCCGACAGAAGTGGTTATGAGCCAGAATTAGGGGGCGAACTAAGACAAAAAGGAGTTTACGTCGACGAAATTACCTGTATTGGCTGTAAACACTGCGCCCATGTTGCACCCAATACCTTTTATATTGAGTCTGATTACGGGCGATCGCGGGTTTACAATCAAGATGGGGATGAAGAGGATACTATCCAAGAAGCAATGGATACTTGTCCAGTAGATTGTATTCACTGGGTTGATTATACCGAGTTAAAAGAACTCGAAGAAGTTCGTCAACATCAACAGGTTAAAGCCCTTGGTTTTCCTCAAGTTCATCATAACCCTAAAAGAAAGAGAAAACCCCCTAAACATAATTGA